AATGTCAATTTTATTCTTGTATGTATTGGTGTGTGATATTTTTAGTCGTATATGTTTcagttaaataaattataatccTATAACTAATTATCATCATCAAACTTCGCAAACCTTATTTATCTATATGCTATATTCGATAAAgttaataaaaaattacaatATACACTTACAACAACTTatgttaatcattttcgtaaaacaaTAACGAATACAAAGTAATTGTTATAGAAGTCTATTATGCAGTCACACCTTCATGGACCTGAGCCCCGGGCGTGACAATAGCTGATTACTTCGATGATTTTTATATGATGGTATTTTCCCTATGTTCACTAAATTTTaactattaaattatttaacattggattgtaaaataattaagtGAAAGATTAGAGAGCCGTATCTTTAACTCTAAAtcttttattcttgataatgcataataacattatatagAGTTGGAGTGTATcaatttcaaataatattaCGAATAATAAATTCTTGAAATTCAactgataaattaatttaatataaacttGTACATAGATGGGCCTAAGAGCTGGAACTCGGATGGGCCAAAAACATACCAAATACACCGCTATGGCTTAATATTCCATTGTCCCTAGTCCCAACTCTCTCATTTATTATAAGTTGCAACGGAGACTTTATTTTGACTCTCAGTCTTCAGGGAATTAAATGATTCGACGGATTCCACTTTTTCTTTTACGTATATATGTATAATACTATCATAATTATACGTATGAACGacaaaatgtcaattttaatctTGTATGTATTGGTGTGTGACATTTTTAATCGTGTATGTTTCgttaaataaattatagtaaTATAACTATGTTTTTATAatcaattttagttttttttaatcaaaatcatttttctaaattaccaatatcatagataaaatttaaaattatgttGTTAAACGCACATGCATATCTTGAGAATGTTTGTTTAACCACATTCTTACAAATATGTAACAATAATAATGGTAATTTAATTACAcgattttgaaaagaaaaaaagattaaaattgATCAAAAATATGAGtaagtttcttgtgagacggtcttacgaattttttatctgtgagacgagtcaaccctaccgatattcacaataaaaagtaatattcttagcttaaaaagtattactttttcatggatgacccaaataagagatttgtctcacaaaatacgacacgtgagacggtttcacacaaatttttgtccaaaaataGAGTTGCATGACTATAATTGATCTAATGAAAAATCTAGGCGAAAGCCatgctaaaattttaaaataatagtgtaaaaattaaacatgcgcACCTGCATCCGGGAAGAACTTTTTGTACAAATTCATGGGATGAAAACTCAATTTTCATAGCTTCCTATAGAGGGCATACATGATTTGaaatgttttgacattttcttttaGCTTGTCTTGGACAGGCTCCTCGAATAATCTACATATTTGATTATGTTAGAAAAAATAGTGATGTTCATGAATAGAGATGTAAATAAACCAAACCGTTCGCGAGCTAttcggagctcggctcgataaaaagcttgtttaagttcgtttgttaatcatatcaaaccaagctcaagctcgattttgagctcgacaACTTAATAAAACCAAGCTCAAACCTATGCGTATTCGactcgtgagctcgcaaacatgttcgttAATAGGCTCACAAGCTcgaactcggctcgtttaggtggctcgtaagctcgagcttgacttatttgttgagttgacgaataaaaatattagtactaataaaagttaaacttttatgtctaatataaaattagttcatagatatatttaattttaacaagctcgaatcaagctcaaattcgagctcaattGTATGTTTTACGATCTCGAAAACGAGTCGAGCTCAAGTCAggcttgttaaatatgataaacgatctattaataaaccaagctcgagcctggcttaattaacatgataaacgagcttttaacgagtagaactcgagcttttcacaagcttagtaatttcaagacaagtcaaattctagcctgatgataaaagctcgaataaagctcgagctcatcaatcttaaacgagccaaactcaagccagattataaaagctcgaataaagctcgagctcgagcttgaattaatcttaaacgagccaagctCCAGCTTGATACTGTTCGGCTTAGGTTGGATCGTTTATATCCCTATTCATGAAGAAATCATCCGTTGGGTGAAACCAATCTAAGAAACAAGAAAACTCTTTTGGGAAATCTTAGCTTAGCTCCCTCGGAGGATCCTGATTTAGTCACATTCTGCGCGCTCTATTTGTTTATCCGCGAAAGAAAAATGAGTATAACCTAACATGAATGTGTCTAAGTTCGTATATCTATAAGTTTAGTTGAGACTAATAATTTAATATGTTCGGGCGACaaattatatatgtttataGTATGTTTCTTATAATACAGTCTCACATATCTTTATCTATAAAATATATCAACTCGGTCTATACCTACAAGTAAAGTACTACTtttgacattgaaataaatttatAGGTCATGTTGGATATGTGTATTATAAAATTGATCTGTGAGATaatctttttaagaatttttttatgatatttttataaaataatcatGAAATAATTGAACAGAGATAGAATATTGTTTAAATCGAATAATTTGTTAGCTTTTAATCAAGCTATTTGTATGGGGGATGTGACGTGGTTGATTGATGATAACTATATATGGTGCAATGAATGCAGCGGCGGGAGACTCGTGAATCCTTTTACTGCCGCCAACTGCATGAAGTGACCTTCCTTAATAATTAGGACTTATCCACGTTAATTCATATTTGCTATTTTTCATTTCAACTTCGACATTTCAAGCAATCCACATttctattttgaaattttgttaGATATTGAACTTGTATGTAAAATAGTCCAGCTTGAATATATCTTTTCTTGTTTTTGTTAAGTTGAGAGATATATTAGTAACTGATACTCCATAAGAGCTCGGGTCATTAATGACCCAATATTAAATGGATATCTTAAGTCATGGTCAATCTCCAGGATTAATTCTTCAGAAGTTGGACAGATGGATGCCCGGGACATCTTCTCCCCGAGTTACTAGAAGCCCAAGCTCTCATACAAGCTCCCAGATGATTTATACCCGGGCTACCTCGAAAATAACACCTCACTCAAGTACATCAATATAGGACACCTTATGCTTGATAATCATACTGTCAGAACTACAAGTTTTTGGCGTGTCAGAGAAGTTATCAGAGGTAGGGTATGGGCAGCCACTTTATACCGAAAACAAGGTAATCATGAGATTtcctcctataaatatcatgtATGTATTTCATTTGAGGGATTCTGAACTTTTGAGCATTGACGTATATTCACTCACATATGCAGTTTTTTTTCTTCATCAttcacctgctgacttaagcatcagagtggtcacgccggacacccttcTGTCGCTCATTCATGAGTTTATTTCCTTGTTTGTAGGTTACATTTGAAATCACATCCCTTGCTCATTTTCCCCAAAAAAACTTTCATTCGATTCGGTGGATTGCCCCGACTCCACGTATCCAATTCACTCGGATCACATCATTAACAATCTAGTTTCGAATTTGAAATCTTGTTTCAAATTGGAGAATCTAGATGATTTTCGTTAAATTAATTCATTTTGATACGATTAATTGAGTAGAAATAATGGTATCATACTTCGTAGTTTGTAATATAATTAATGTATATTGAATCGacttttaatataataattagaAATAACTACGCATTGCATCTCTAATACTTACTAGCGAggcatatttttatatatagttATAACATGATATTGAGATTTTGTTGTAATGTTATATCAAACTTATGTATTTCTCGTATTGAGAGAAGTTTATATCACTACATCACCGGTATGTATGTTTTTTTAACTGGAAAATAAGTTTGTTACAACTGAGTTTCGAACTAGAAATATCGTCTCAAATTTGAGACCTTGGTGCCAGCTGAGCTATAAATTATCAACGGATTTTGACAAACTTTAGGAAtgaaaaatcatacttttaaatttattaaaaaccaAAACAAAGACGATAGTGTTTATGGCAAATTTGAACATTTATATATCGTGCATATGTATACTCAATGCCCATCcaatatgattttatgtttggAGGCCCAATAGTACCATAGCAAAAGGCCCTGTAAGTCCATGGACGGTCTTAGTTGGACTCGAGAGGCCCATTAACAGAAAGATGCCACTATTTTCTTTATGTATTTTCAATCAATTTAtctctatttttattttataactaagttaacatttttataattaaaattattaaaaattataaatcctTTGTTTTTAACTTTTATGTAACATATATGATAAAAATGGCAGTTATATTTAGTTTTAAAACTATCCGTCaatatattttcgaaaataattttttttcccaagTTAACCTTTCTCCTCAAAATCTAACTCCTCGATtctctattttatttcaaaaaattataatatttaaaaaatacaattttatgatCAGATAAAAGTTAGGGAAAATAAAGCATGcttaattatatttttgtaaTTAGGTATTTTCAACCAAAGCTATCATATCGTGAAAAAGTGTATTTTCGAAGATATTGTAAATAATAGAATAAATTAGTTTTAGAAACGATAAAAAAAAGAGTTGGATAGTGTTGGTGAATGTAGAAGGAGTAAGTCTCTTgtaagatggtctcacgaatatttatctttgAGACGGGTCGacccttaccgatattcacaataaaaagtaatagtctTAGCATAAAGATAATAATTTCtgatggatgacccaaataagagatccgtctcagaAAATACGATATGTGAGAACATCTTACACGAGTTTTTGCAACGTAGAAATGAGTTGTTAAAATGGTTAGTTTTGAGAAAATAATACATTATAATGCGTGCATGCTTTGTTTATTCGAAATGTGCACAAAATCGATACGATAAGAATATATAGGCCTCGAAAAGATATATATTTCACTTTTTTTTAGATAAAGAAACCACCCAGTAAGAATCTTGTAAAAaatcatgatatatataatattagaaaaGTAAAAAGATAATACATAATTAAGCCACTCGAAACTAGACTCGGATTTGAAAACTTCACAAGCTAGATGATATGCAAATTCATTCGCCAATCTTGGTATATGTTATAGCGATAAGAAAACCGGAGGTatcaaaaatatcaatatatcataaatttgtttGTGAAACGTCTCAGAATGATAGATATCCTATTTGACTTATCCATGaacaaatattacttttttataccGAAAATATCTCACTATTCAAATATAATAAACTACCCAACATAggaatcatcatcatcatcaactTTGTTGGATTTTTATAAGGAAAATTGTTTTTCCAATATTTATATTTGACAAATTTGTGATTTTGGTCCGTTGTGTAATCATAATACAATTTTAGTCATGTCtttcatttttctctcaatttctgtcttttattttggaattttattcatttttacaTGAAACATAACACCAACGTCACGTtgaaaaaagaataaaattttaaaatgtacAAAATAAAGAGCTAAATTGACAAAAGTTAGGTAAGAAGATTAAACAACCACACAAGTTAGGATGACCGAGAtttgatggatgagaaaaattAACTGGGTTATCTAAATTACTTCTTTGTCAAACCGAAATTGATTTGAGtttattttccttcaaaataaaataggaaaataaaAGAGTTTCTTTATATGGCTATTCCCTACGAGGTCGTGGAAACTGATCTACGTAAATTGTTTTTATATTATCCTAtaaagaatcacaaaattttaGATTAATCATCCCAAAAATCTCTCCTCTCGATGGATAAACCACTAGTTCTAACAAACCAAtctacatgatattatatatatatatatatatatatatatatatatatatatatatatatatatatatatatatatatatatatatatatatatcccaacTACGTGATCAAACAACATGATCAAgctacttatatatatatattatattatatataatcgtATACGATGATCGCCGCCGGAGCAAAAACCACCGTGTCGAAAGAACCAGTATGCATCACCGGAGCAAATGGTTTCATCGGCTCCTGGATCGTGAAAACCCTTCTGCAGAACGGATACACAACCATCCACCTCTCTGTTTTCCCGGGCTCGGACCCTTCTCACATCTTTTCCCTCCCCGGGGCCGCCAGCCCCGCCGTGAGGTTGGTGGTGCACGAGGCCGACCTCCTCGACGCTGACGCAGTGGCCAAGGCGGTGGAGGGATGTGCGGGTGTCTTTCACGTGGCGTCGCCTTGCACGCTTGAGGATCCCAAAGACCCTCAGGCGGAGCTGCTGGACCCCGCCGTGAAGGGTACTCTGAACGTACTCGCCGCCGCGAAGAGGTTCGGAGTGCGGCGCGTGGTGCTGACGTCGTCGATATCGGCCATAGTTCCGAATCCACGGTGGCCGGAGGGAAGGTGTTTGATGAGACTTTGTGGACAGATCTTGACTACTGCCAGTCTCGACAGGTCTCTTTCTACTTCCTACGACACAAGTAAAaataaagattaaattaaattttaaggtCATGTTTatatattgataaaattatttaataaatactaattataataaataaatagataaatgATCTTACAATTGTTGTGATATTAGTTAAATATTTCTTGCAATTAAtgctttgaattttttaaaacatatataagagCTAATGGTAAATCGTCTCATCTGATACATGTTTATATATGTAATGTGACAGAAATGGTATCCAGTTTCAAAAACTTTAGCTGAAAAAGCTGCCTGGGATTTTGCGAAGGAAAACGGGTTGGATGTTGTGGCGATCAATCCAGCCACATGTCTCGGACAACTTCTGCAACGGGGATTGAACGCAAGCTGTGCTGTTTTACAACAGCTTCTGCAGGGTTCTAAAGATACGCAGGAGTATCACTGGTTAGGGGCTGTGCATGTCCAGGACGTAGCTAAGGCACAGTTGTTGCTGTTCGAAACTCCTGCTGCCTCGGGTCGATATCTTTGCACCAATGGCATCTACCAGTTTGGGGATTTTGCAAATCAAGTCTCGAAACTCTTCCCCGACT
This region of Primulina eburnea isolate SZY01 chromosome 14, ASM2296580v1, whole genome shotgun sequence genomic DNA includes:
- the LOC140811540 gene encoding LOW QUALITY PROTEIN: phenylacetaldehyde reductase (The sequence of the model RefSeq protein was modified relative to this genomic sequence to represent the inferred CDS: deleted 2 bases in 1 codon), with protein sequence MIAAGAKTTVSKEPVCITGANGFIGSWIVKTLLQNGYTTIHLSVFPGSDPSHIFSLPGAASPAVRLVVHEADLLDADAVAKAVEGCAGVFHVASPCTLEDPKDPQAELLDPAVKGTLNVLAAAKRFGVRRVVLTSSISAIVPNPRWPEKVFDETLWTDLDYCQSRQKWYPVSKTLAEKAAWDFAKENGLDVVAINPATCLGQLLQRGLNASCAVLQQLLQGSKDTQEYHWLGAVHVQDVAKAQLLLFETPAASGRYLCTNGIYQFGDFANQVSKLFPDFPVHRFTGETQPGLVACKDAAKRLIDLGLVFTPIEDAVRDTVTSLKEKGFLGQERSLS